TTCCAATAGTTGTTTTTCCTTTTCTTTTATCAGCTCTTTGGTCATATGCTGTTCTGTTTTTGATATCCGGGCAGGAGATCTTCGAGTTTTTGTATGCTATGATCAGGTATCCGCTCTAGTGTGCTGGCCAGCCATTCCCTTGGATTGATATTCTGCATCTTGCAGCTACCGAAGAATGAATATAGCATGGCGGCATTTTGGGCTGCATCGTGCGATCCGCAGAAAAGATAGTTTTTTCTGCCAATGGCCATGGGCCGGATGGCATTTTCGATCAGGTTGTTGTCCAGTTCTATACGTCCATCTTCAAAGATCGCTTCCAGTTTTGGGTATTGATTGATGTAATAGGTCATCGCCTTGCCTATGGGGCTTTGTGGCAGCACCTTGAACTGTTGTCCTTCGATCCACGTTTTTATCTGTGCCAATAACGGCCTGATCCTTATGTCGCGCTGTGTTTTCCTCGCTTTAAGATCATCTTGGGCCTCTTCCTTGATCTTGCGTTCTTCCAAATAGATCTCCCTAAAGATGGCCAATGCTTTTTCCGCATGTTTTTTGTCACTGTCCAGCGCATCATGGAACTTGCGCCTGGCATGTACCATGCATCCGGCAAGGGTGATCTTGGGATCGGTCCCTATTTTGTCGTACACGGTATAGCCATCGCATTGCAGATAGCCATGATAATCGGCAAGCAATTCTTTGGGTCCGTTCTGTCCACGGCCTTTGCGGTAATTAAAAAGTACGAGCTTTTGAACGGGATCGTGATAGACCCATTGATATCCCTGGTGCGTACTGCCCTTTTTGTCGGAATCCAATACCTTGATCGGACTCTCATCGGCCTGGATATAATCAGAGGCCAGTATTTTCTGTTTTAGTGTATTGTAAAGCGGTTCCAGCAACTGGCAACAACTGGCCATCCAGTCGCCCATAGTGCTCTGGGCAGGTTCCCACCCAAAATCCCGTTTGAACATCTGGATCTGGCGGAAGAACGGGAGATGATCGATATATTTGCCCACCAGGATGTGCGCCAGCAAACAGGCTTCGGCTATCGATTTGTCGATGGGGCGGGTCGGGAGCGGTGCGATCAGCACGCCCTGTCCGTCCGCCTTGGCGTACTTGGGCCGGATCGTCCTTCTTTTGATAAGGCTTGCGGGAGTGTATTCCAGGGTCTCTGTCACTTCTTCCCCGATCTTCTTAAGTCCCGCGGTATCCTCTTCGGGCTCGATGATTATTTCTCTGACCGGTAGATGTTCCGGTAGCGCATTGCGCCCATTGTGCTTTTTCTTGTCCCTGGTATAGGTAATGGTCTCCTGCAGGGCTTCTTCTACGGTTTCCGACGGATCCCCTGAAAAGAGCGATAACTGATCGACCATGGTTTGGGAAACGAAACTCTCGGACCTGAACCCGCCAATGAGCTTGTAGAGCTGTGCCAGTTGATGTTCCAGGGAAACTATTCTGGCCGCGGAGGCCTTCTCCTTTTTTTGAAGATCTCGGTTCTCGACAAGTAGCTCCTGATAGGTCATTGCAGGGCTAAGATAAAAATTGCCCTGCTAAAAAGCAACCCGATATCACGTTTTTTCGTAACGTTTTCTTCGGGTGATATTGGTAATGGCGATACCGTCGATCAGCAGGACCAATTGAGTATAGCTCAGACGCAGGCTCCCTACTTCCGCATCATATTCCGGTAACTCAAAAGTACCGGATTCCAGTCTTTTGTAGTACAGCATAAATCCTCCCGATTGCCAGTGCAACAGTTTTGCCTTGTTGCGGACCTTATTGATAAAAATATATACCGTTCCGTTATCGGGGCTTTGGTCCAGATCGTTGATCACAAGCCCCCGCAGACTATCGAAACTCTTGCGCATATCGGTGGGGCGGCCATAGAGATGGAACCGGTGGGAAGTGCCGAGTGCGAACATCTATACGGGGATTTCGATCTCGACCCCGTTCTTGCAACGGATCAAAATAGTCCGGCCGTCCC
This sequence is a window from bacterium. Protein-coding genes within it:
- a CDS encoding IS66 family transposase is translated as MTYQELLVENRDLQKKEKASAARIVSLEHQLAQLYKLIGGFRSESFVSQTMVDQLSLFSGDPSETVEEALQETITYTRDKKKHNGRNALPEHLPVREIIIEPEEDTAGLKKIGEEVTETLEYTPASLIKRRTIRPKYAKADGQGVLIAPLPTRPIDKSIAEACLLAHILVGKYIDHLPFFRQIQMFKRDFGWEPAQSTMGDWMASCCQLLEPLYNTLKQKILASDYIQADESPIKVLDSDKKGSTHQGYQWVYHDPVQKLVLFNYRKGRGQNGPKELLADYHGYLQCDGYTVYDKIGTDPKITLAGCMVHARRKFHDALDSDKKHAEKALAIFREIYLEERKIKEEAQDDLKARKTQRDIRIRPLLAQIKTWIEGQQFKVLPQSPIGKAMTYYINQYPKLEAIFEDGRIELDNNLIENAIRPMAIGRKNYLFCGSHDAAQNAAMLYSFFGSCKMQNINPREWLASTLERIPDHSIQKLEDLLPGYQKQNSI
- the tnpB gene encoding IS66 family insertion sequence element accessory protein TnpB (TnpB, as the term is used for proteins encoded by IS66 family insertion elements, is considered an accessory protein, since TnpC, encoded by a neighboring gene, is a DDE family transposase.); the protein is MFALGTSHRFHLYGRPTDMRKSFDSLRGLVINDLDQSPDNGTVYIFINKVRNKAKLLHWQSGGFMLYYKRLESGTFELPEYDAEVGSLRLSYTQLVLLIDGIAITNITRRKRYEKT